In Horticoccus luteus, the following proteins share a genomic window:
- a CDS encoding Nramp family divalent metal transporter gives MADPVKDPAEEPGAWRRARETASLPEAHRTITVPAGASFWRKCLAFAGPGFLVAVGYMDPGNWATDLAGGAQFGYALLSVIMISNLMAILLQHLCIKLGVATGRDLAQACRDHYSTPVVWFLWILCELAIAACDLAEVVGSAIALQLLFGIPLIWGCVITAADVMVVLLLQHKGFRYLEIVVILLILTIGSCFAVELFLAKPDPVGVLAGFVPQRELLTNPAMLYIAIGILGATVMPHNLYLHSSIVQTRKYEQTAGGKREAILFGTLDSTFALMFALFINGAILVLAGAAFHGSGHHEVGEIQEAYHLLDGLLGVKFAGVLFAVALLASGQNSTLTGTLAGQIVMEGFLNIRLRPWVRRLITRAIAIVPAVLVIGLFGEDKSTELLVASQVCLSMQLGFACWPLMRFTSERAKMGEFTNGRWVKITGWTITLVIIVLNLKLLLDIAGVTGGAAGA, from the coding sequence GTGGCTGACCCGGTGAAGGATCCGGCGGAAGAGCCGGGCGCATGGCGGCGGGCGCGCGAGACGGCGAGTCTGCCGGAAGCGCATCGCACGATCACGGTGCCGGCGGGCGCGTCGTTTTGGCGGAAGTGTCTGGCGTTTGCCGGGCCGGGTTTCCTCGTCGCGGTGGGCTATATGGACCCCGGCAACTGGGCCACCGACCTGGCTGGCGGCGCGCAGTTTGGCTACGCGTTGTTGTCGGTCATCATGATTTCGAACCTGATGGCGATTTTGCTCCAGCATTTGTGCATCAAGCTGGGCGTGGCGACGGGGCGGGATCTCGCACAGGCGTGCCGCGATCACTACTCGACGCCGGTGGTGTGGTTCCTGTGGATCTTATGCGAACTGGCGATCGCGGCGTGCGATCTGGCGGAGGTCGTGGGCTCGGCGATCGCGTTGCAATTGTTGTTTGGGATTCCGCTGATCTGGGGCTGCGTGATCACGGCCGCGGACGTGATGGTGGTGCTGCTGCTGCAGCATAAAGGTTTTCGTTATCTCGAGATCGTGGTGATCCTGCTGATTCTCACGATCGGTTCGTGTTTCGCGGTCGAACTCTTCCTCGCCAAGCCGGATCCGGTCGGGGTGCTGGCAGGTTTCGTGCCGCAGAGGGAGTTGCTCACCAATCCGGCCATGCTTTATATCGCGATCGGCATCCTGGGGGCGACGGTGATGCCCCACAATCTGTATTTACACTCGTCCATCGTGCAGACGCGAAAATACGAGCAGACGGCGGGCGGAAAGCGCGAAGCGATACTCTTCGGCACGCTCGATTCGACGTTCGCGCTGATGTTCGCGTTGTTCATCAACGGCGCGATTTTGGTGCTGGCGGGCGCGGCGTTCCACGGCAGCGGGCATCACGAGGTGGGTGAGATCCAGGAGGCCTACCATCTGCTCGACGGTTTGCTGGGAGTGAAATTCGCGGGGGTGCTGTTTGCCGTGGCGTTGCTGGCCTCGGGCCAAAACTCCACGCTGACGGGCACGTTGGCGGGCCAGATCGTGATGGAGGGATTTCTCAACATCCGGCTGCGGCCGTGGGTGCGACGCCTGATCACACGGGCGATCGCGATTGTGCCGGCCGTGCTGGTGATCGGGCTGTTCGGCGAGGACAAGAGCACGGAGCTGCTCGTCGCCAGCCAGGTGTGTCTGAGCATGCAGCTGGGCTTCGCGTGCTGGCCGTTGATGCGGTTTACGAGCGAGCGGGCGAAGATGGGTGAGTTTACCAATGGCCGGTGGGTCAAGATCACGGGGTGGACGATTACGTTGGTCATCATTGTGCTGAACCTGAAACTGTTGCTCGACATTGCCGGCGTGACCGGCGGTGCTGCGGGAGCCTGA
- a CDS encoding universal stress protein has translation MYKKILVALENGPADATLLPHVGALARQLGAELLLMHVADGFAARNFHQLKLAESDEMKADRDYLDRLAEGLRATGVVVTTLLALGNPPTEILRHAANDHCDLIAMTSHGHKIIGDFFLGSTIDRVRHNTRIPLLILRAERPAAAGGRGGAGRASP, from the coding sequence ATGTATAAAAAGATTCTGGTGGCCCTCGAGAATGGACCGGCGGATGCAACGTTGCTCCCGCATGTGGGCGCGCTGGCGCGGCAGCTCGGGGCGGAGTTGCTGCTGATGCACGTGGCGGACGGATTTGCGGCGCGGAATTTTCATCAACTCAAGCTGGCGGAGTCGGACGAGATGAAGGCCGACCGCGACTACCTTGACCGATTGGCGGAAGGTTTGCGCGCGACGGGCGTGGTGGTGACGACATTGCTCGCGCTGGGCAATCCGCCGACGGAGATCCTGCGGCACGCGGCCAACGATCACTGCGATTTGATCGCGATGACGTCGCACGGTCATAAGATCATCGGGGACTTTTTTCTCGGCAGCACGATCGACCGCGTGCGGCACAACACGCGCATTCCGTTGCTGATTTTGCGCGCGGAGCGCCCGGCGGCGGCGGGCGGACGGGGCGGGGCGGGGCGTGCGTCGCCTTGA